GGCACTAAAAGAGCGTAAAGAAAAATTCATAGTAAAAACACAAAATGAGATACAAAGCGTTATAAATAATATTGAGGGGCAATAATGCAGCATCACAATTCAGAACTTCAGTATTATAGACCTAAAGAATTAAGCCTAAAAGAGTTGATACAACAAAATGAAATATATCGGTTTTTTATTTATTCTTGCGCTTATATATCGATACTGCTATGCTTAATTGCTTCAATAAAAAGCAACAGCGTTAATATAACCCTGTTTATTTCAGTAAGTATTCTTATCTTATCGCTTACGGCAGTTTCATTTTATCTTACCCCTGAAAAACGTGATGATAAAGAAATCATTATTGAAAACGATCCAAAAAAAGATTATCTAATATCGCTCGGAACAGAAGTTAAGAAATTTTATGGGGATGCGGTAAAGTCTGGAAAGGCTCAAAATAATAAAACCCGTCCTATCTTAGTCAATGCTGAAACTATGAAACGTCATTTTTTATGTATGGCTACCATCGGAGCTGGAAAGTCTGTTTTGATGAAAGGCTTGATAGAACAATATGTCTTGCTTGGTGGCGGTATGCTGATCGTTGATGGTAAAGGAACTGATGAATTTGCCAAAGAGATTTACGGGCTTGTGGCAAGCATAGGTAGAGAAGATGATTTTGTGTATCTAAATTTTCTTGATATGGACAATACGCACACTATAAACCCGCTTTTAAGCGGAGGGGCTTTATCTATCTATGAGATTATGATCTCGCTTCTAATAGGCGAAGAGAATGAGTGGAAAGAGAAGCAAAAAGAGTTTATGAAATGTATTCTAAAGCTAATGGTATATAAAAGAGATAATGAACGAGATTTTATCTTTGATTTCTCGGCGCTTACTGAGATGATGAGCCTACCGACGCTTGTAAGACAAGCTTTAAAATACAAAGATATAGCAAAATCAAACGTTGGCATAATGGACTTCATAAAATATATTACTTCAACAATTGAGATCGATTTAAATGAATTTTTAAATGGCAATGCAGAAGATAAAAAATGGGTTGATAGCGTTATGAAAAAATGTAGCGGAGATGGACAAGGTATTTACGATGTCTCTGTTTGTGTCGGCGCGTGGCGTAACGTCATAACAAACCTAAGCTCAGACTATGGTAGAATTTTCAATGCTCCTAATCCTGATATAAGTCTATGGGAAGCAACTCAACGTAATAAAATCATCTTTGTAACCTTACCGACTATGGATAGTGATACTACGCCAAAAGAGCTTGGCAGACTTATATTAGGACTTATCAAAGGCGTTGCGGCACAAAAGGCTAAATTTGCTAAAGAGCCTAAAATTCCTTTTGTATGTTTCCTTGATGAGCTTGGCTCATACGTCATTGAGGGTTTCGGGCGGCTTGAGTCAAAATCAAGATCGCTTGGCATTAGTGTATTTCCATTTTTTCAAAGTCCAGCTCAAATCGATGTCGTGGCTAAAAACGACTATGAGAGAAAAGAAATTATAGACGTTACAGGTGTGCATATACTTATGAAAAATATGCATCCTGATACAACGGAATTTTACGCAAAAATGGTTGAGAAGAAAAAAATAATGAGCAGAGATTTTACTGCAAGAAGAGAGCATACGAAAGGAAGTGGCGCAGTAGAAGATAGCTATAAAGTAGAAGAAAAAGATGCGATTGAGCATAATGAAGTTGTAAATATGAATAACGGCGAAATGATAGTATTTGCAAACGGAAAAATGCATAGAGCCATAGCGCAAGCGGAAAGCTCGCTTCTATCGCAAGGTAAAAAGACCACTTACAAAATGATGAGCGACGATAAAATTCCGCTTACGCAATATGTTAGCAAAAGAGATTTTCTAAGCAAAGCCTATCAAATTATCAAAGACGTAAAAGTGGCATAATTCCAAAAATTAAAAGGTTACATTTTGTAACCTTTTAAGCTAAATTTTATAATACCCAAAAGCATTTTTTATATTATCTTTGTAATTTTTTTAGGAGTTACAAATGCAATTAATAGGAAGATATGTTTTTGAAAATTTTGAGATCGGCGATGAAATTAAAAGTAAGATGGATTTAATAGAAAAATCCAAACTTTCTTATGATGAGTTTAAAAAATACGAATATGCAAAAACTAAATTTCTACAAGAGCGATTTAATCAGAACCTAAGCGATAAG
Above is a window of Campylobacter sp. RM16187 DNA encoding:
- a CDS encoding type IV secretory system conjugative DNA transfer family protein, which encodes MQHHNSELQYYRPKELSLKELIQQNEIYRFFIYSCAYISILLCLIASIKSNSVNITLFISVSILILSLTAVSFYLTPEKRDDKEIIIENDPKKDYLISLGTEVKKFYGDAVKSGKAQNNKTRPILVNAETMKRHFLCMATIGAGKSVLMKGLIEQYVLLGGGMLIVDGKGTDEFAKEIYGLVASIGREDDFVYLNFLDMDNTHTINPLLSGGALSIYEIMISLLIGEENEWKEKQKEFMKCILKLMVYKRDNERDFIFDFSALTEMMSLPTLVRQALKYKDIAKSNVGIMDFIKYITSTIEIDLNEFLNGNAEDKKWVDSVMKKCSGDGQGIYDVSVCVGAWRNVITNLSSDYGRIFNAPNPDISLWEATQRNKIIFVTLPTMDSDTTPKELGRLILGLIKGVAAQKAKFAKEPKIPFVCFLDELGSYVIEGFGRLESKSRSLGISVFPFFQSPAQIDVVAKNDYERKEIIDVTGVHILMKNMHPDTTEFYAKMVEKKKIMSRDFTARREHTKGSGAVEDSYKVEEKDAIEHNEVVNMNNGEMIVFANGKMHRAIAQAESSLLSQGKKTTYKMMSDDKIPLTQYVSKRDFLSKAYQIIKDVKVA